A genomic segment from Ruegeria sp. TM1040 encodes:
- the trkA gene encoding Trk system potassium transporter TrkA, whose product MKVIICGAGQVGWQIARHLSGEHNDVTVVDNNPDLVRRATDTLDVQGIAGFASYPDVLDRAGARDADMIIAATHSDEVNMVTCQVAHSVFAIQRKIARLRAKSYLNAIYSDLYRRDHLPIDVVISPEREVAAAAMQRLRAPAAFDTEVFMDGRAQLLGINVEADCPVVNTPLRQLTELFSTLRAIVVGIRRDGSLFAPEPGDQLFVGDAAYVFCHADDVSRTMEVFGKTEKRQERVVIVGGGNVGLEVAKALEARTRRTRAKMIEKNRKNAEVAAEALERTIVLNGDGLDRGLMIEAGIDKADAMLAVTDDDKTNMLAAVRAKTEGCPFAIALINDPTLLPLLPHLGIDAHINPRATTVSSILRHIRYGRIRQVYSIGDAEAEVIETEVLSTSPMAGQAIRDIDFPEGVLVGAVSKNGEVMRPSGGLRIEAGDTIALFAMAADVREVERLMQVSIDYF is encoded by the coding sequence ATGAAAGTTATCATCTGTGGAGCCGGGCAGGTCGGTTGGCAGATCGCACGGCATTTGTCCGGCGAACACAACGACGTGACGGTTGTCGACAACAATCCTGACCTTGTGCGCCGCGCGACAGATACGCTTGATGTTCAAGGCATTGCGGGCTTTGCCTCATATCCGGATGTTCTTGATCGGGCCGGGGCGCGGGACGCGGATATGATCATCGCCGCCACGCACTCGGACGAGGTGAACATGGTCACCTGCCAAGTGGCGCATTCCGTGTTTGCCATCCAGCGCAAGATCGCGCGTCTGCGGGCCAAGAGCTATCTGAACGCGATTTATTCCGATCTCTATCGCCGGGACCATCTGCCGATCGATGTGGTGATCAGCCCGGAGCGGGAAGTTGCGGCGGCGGCTATGCAGCGTCTGCGCGCGCCGGCAGCTTTTGACACCGAAGTATTCATGGACGGACGTGCGCAGCTGTTGGGCATCAACGTGGAGGCAGACTGCCCCGTTGTAAACACGCCGCTGCGCCAGTTGACGGAGCTCTTCTCGACGTTGCGTGCCATTGTGGTTGGCATTCGCCGCGACGGATCGCTGTTTGCGCCGGAGCCAGGGGATCAACTGTTTGTGGGCGATGCGGCCTATGTGTTTTGCCATGCAGACGACGTGAGCCGCACGATGGAAGTCTTTGGAAAGACTGAGAAACGTCAGGAGCGCGTGGTGATCGTCGGCGGCGGCAATGTCGGCCTTGAAGTTGCCAAAGCGCTCGAGGCGCGCACCCGGCGCACGCGGGCCAAGATGATCGAAAAGAACCGCAAAAACGCCGAGGTTGCCGCAGAGGCTCTGGAACGCACGATCGTTCTGAATGGCGATGGTCTGGATCGGGGGCTGATGATCGAGGCGGGCATCGACAAGGCCGATGCCATGCTGGCGGTGACCGATGACGACAAGACCAACATGCTGGCAGCGGTGCGTGCCAAGACCGAAGGCTGCCCGTTTGCAATCGCCCTGATCAACGACCCGACGCTGCTGCCGCTGCTGCCGCACCTCGGGATTGACGCGCATATCAATCCGCGCGCCACCACCGTCAGTTCTATCCTGCGTCACATCCGCTATGGCCGTATCCGGCAGGTTTATTCCATTGGCGACGCCGAAGCGGAAGTTATTGAAACCGAAGTGCTTTCTACCTCTCCCATGGCGGGGCAGGCCATTCGGGACATTGATTTCCCCGAAGGTGTGCTGGTGGGCGCTGTATCCAAGAACGGCGAGGTCATGCGCCCCAGTGGCGGGCTTCGGATCGAGGCGGGGGACACGATTGCCCTCTTTGCGATGGCCGCTGATGTGCGGGAGGTCGAGCGCCTGATGCAAGTCTCGATCGACTACTTCTAG
- a CDS encoding sigma-54-dependent transcriptional regulator: MSDILIVDDERDIRELVSDILEDESYATRKAANSEECMAAFEDAPPALLILDIWLKDSQMDGIDILKTVKRDYPEVPVVIISGHGNIEIAVAAIKQGAYDFIEKPFNIDQLMVVIRRAMETSRLRRENTDLRRKDVGATDMVGTSPAFRALTSQLDKVTKSNGRVMLTGPAGSGKEVAARYIHANSHRASEPFVTVNCASIEPERMEDVLFGRESSERGVEPGLLEQADGGVVFFDEVADMPPGTQSKILRVLVDQQFVRVGGTEKVKVDLRVISATNRDLEQEIKDGNFRQELYHRLNVVPICVPSLSDRREDIPLLAEYFIQGFNQTQGLPLRALSEDAVALMQTMTWPGNVRQLKNLVERVLILGETSGPIQAKDLPSEEEKVETEGRVVLSGALATLPLREAREAFEREYLLTQINRFGGNISRTASFVGMERSALHRKLKSLGVVTSNKAGARVARVESEEATEETA; this comes from the coding sequence ATGAGTGATATTCTGATTGTTGATGATGAACGTGACATCCGGGAGCTGGTTTCAGACATCCTGGAGGACGAAAGCTATGCCACGCGCAAAGCGGCCAACTCCGAAGAATGCATGGCCGCCTTTGAAGACGCTCCGCCTGCGCTGCTGATTTTGGACATCTGGCTCAAAGACAGCCAGATGGATGGGATCGACATCCTGAAAACCGTAAAGCGGGATTACCCGGAGGTTCCGGTGGTCATCATCTCGGGGCACGGGAATATCGAAATTGCGGTCGCGGCGATCAAGCAGGGCGCTTATGACTTCATCGAGAAGCCCTTTAATATCGACCAGTTGATGGTTGTGATCCGGCGCGCGATGGAGACCTCTCGCCTGCGTCGCGAAAACACGGATCTGCGCCGCAAGGATGTAGGTGCAACCGATATGGTCGGGACGTCGCCCGCGTTTCGTGCCTTGACCAGCCAGCTTGACAAGGTGACGAAATCCAATGGGCGCGTCATGCTCACCGGGCCTGCGGGCAGCGGCAAGGAAGTAGCAGCCCGCTATATTCACGCAAACTCCCACCGCGCCAGTGAGCCTTTTGTCACCGTGAATTGCGCCAGCATTGAGCCCGAGCGCATGGAAGATGTGCTCTTTGGGCGTGAGAGCAGCGAACGCGGCGTCGAGCCGGGGCTGCTGGAGCAGGCAGATGGGGGCGTCGTCTTTTTTGACGAAGTGGCGGATATGCCCCCCGGCACCCAATCCAAGATCCTGCGCGTGCTGGTGGATCAGCAGTTTGTGCGCGTTGGCGGCACCGAGAAGGTCAAGGTGGACCTACGGGTGATCTCGGCCACAAATCGCGATCTCGAACAGGAGATCAAGGATGGCAACTTCCGTCAGGAATTGTATCACCGTCTGAATGTGGTTCCGATCTGCGTGCCATCGCTCTCGGACCGGCGCGAGGACATCCCGCTGCTGGCGGAGTATTTCATCCAAGGCTTCAACCAGACGCAGGGCCTGCCACTGCGCGCCCTTAGCGAAGACGCCGTGGCCTTGATGCAGACGATGACCTGGCCGGGCAATGTGCGCCAGCTGAAGAATCTGGTGGAACGCGTTCTGATCCTTGGAGAAACCTCCGGTCCCATTCAGGCAAAGGATCTGCCGAGCGAAGAAGAAAAGGTCGAAACAGAAGGTCGCGTCGTGCTCTCTGGCGCCTTGGCTACGCTGCCTTTGCGCGAGGCACGCGAGGCCTTTGAACGCGAATATCTTCTGACGCAGATCAATCGCTTTGGCGGCAACATCAGCCGCACGGCCTCCTTTGTGGGCATGGAACGCTCGGCGCTCCACCGCAAACTGAAATCGCTCGGCGTTGTCACATCGAACAAGGCGGGCGCGCGGGTGGCGCGGGTCGAGAGCGAGGAAGCCACGGAAGAGACAGCGTAA